The Crassostrea angulata isolate pt1a10 unplaced genomic scaffold, ASM2561291v2 HiC_scaffold_147, whole genome shotgun sequence genome window below encodes:
- the LOC128169554 gene encoding uncharacterized protein LOC128169554, with protein sequence MADGADDSGSKQKSRIKGKFVSRIKSWRSSRLKHMNKQRDVGEIENDHDYFYDKNAACPPAPPPDDVPDVALHLDVADQDSEDVQWYDGRRIVEIKHLADQLYCCKCRSHLHLSDIVNETRYGLGSVFNIICKNDLCCHTNQVSTGKRNSKGAFDINTKVAIGMIHSGMGPSHVVSFLSACNIPPIDPSTIKKKEKEIYPSFKRQASESCNNALAEECEAIEPNELECSFDAGWQTRGSGWQYSSNSGHASLVGVQTGKILDFDVRNKKCSTCQYYSGRNETVPNHKCNSNWRGSSKAMEPDMASAMLRNLRTHGYEVNALHGDSDSTTMARLKPEFKELKKRNDKNHFKKNLSKEFYKLSQTHKELKTAGVIPYLTRCYMYPISSKCATAEELANKLEVIVPHLYGDHSHCHSAKWCTYHKSPSTYRYKHLPQGKPLHNEALRNELNETTNRLQKRASELICMGSTQANENFNNIVASKAPKNRSYGNTCSLANRVSAAVLQKNIGFTYVSKINEDAMLSPGKVTKKRGMVMDKRKLWHKIQNSRITQKCRRLLLKKKNFQQETVKTVKEGQTYQSNASATTSPDIESIPSIATLSKETTFIAFDIEATGLSRSSDITQLSANDGKDSCNVYIDPRQPISQKATDITGLSYCFQKNQMYRYGKEIDSVHIHQALLNFLDFLKSKSSPVLIGHNIGSYDVPILSRLLEEFGLLAAFLQLISGCIDTLKLARKVFSKSEIPNYKQSTLVKAFLGKDYDAHNALEDVKSLYQLFEEKLHSHCRNVDIFPFHLAKLEASYASLVLEKKISKAVARRLANSGLGLNHLHLSFKRDRNAGVKSILQERGFKGKTVRCFQTFFEDTHSEE encoded by the exons ATGGCCGACGGGGCAGACGATTCAGGGTCGAAACAAAAATCACGAATAAAGGGCAAGTTTGTAAGTCGTATAAAATCATGGCGGTCATCTAGATTAAAACATATGAACAAGCAAAGGGATGTAGGTGAAATAGAGAACGATCATGACTATTTCTATGACAAAAATGCCGCCTGTCCACCGGCTCCGCCGCCGGACGATGTGCCTGACGTTGCTTTGCATTTGGATGTCGCGGACCAGGATTCAGAAGATGTCCAATGGTATGATGGAAGAAGAATTGTGGAAATTAAACATTTAGCCGATCAACTGTATTGTTGTAAATGCCGGTCACATTTACACCTCTCTGACATAGTGAATGAAACAAGATACGGACTCGGCAGCGTGTTTAACATTATCTGCAAGAATGACTTGTGTTGCCATACGAATCAGGTGTCAACTGGGAAAAGGAACAGCAAAGGTGCTTTTGACATCAACACCAAAGTAGCTATCG GCATGATTCATTCTGGAATGGGTCCATCTCATGTTGTTAGCTTTTTAAGTGCATGCAACATCCCACCAATCGACCCAAGTACAATcaagaagaaagaaaaagaaatttatccATCTTTTAAAAGGCAGGCATCAGAGTCATGCAATAATGCATTAGCTGAGGAGTGTGAAGCCATTGAGCCAAACGAGCTTGAGTGCAGTTTTGATGCAGGGTGGCAGACTAGGGGGTCTGGGTGGCAGTATAGTAGTAACTCAG GACATGCTAGTCTTGTTGGAGTACAAACTGGAAAAATCCTTGACTTTGATGTGAGGAATAAGAAGTGCAGCACCTGTCAATATTACTCAGGAAGGAATGAAACTGTCCCTAACCACAAATGTAACTCAAACTGGAGAG GATCCAGCAAGGCCATGGAACCAGACATGGCCTCAGCCATGTTGAGGAATCTTCGGACCCATGGTTATGAGGTAAACGCACTTCATGGAGACAGTGACTCGACAACAATGGCTAGATTAAAACCAGAATTTAAGGAATTAAAGAAGAGAAATGACAAGAATCACTTTAAGAAAAACCTCTCAAAGGAATTCTACAAACTTTCTCAGACTCATAAAGAACTGAAGACAGCGGGAGTTATTCCATATTTGACTCGTTGCTATATGTACCCTATCTCCAGTAAGTGTGCTACAGCAGAGGAACTTGCCAATAAGTTGGAAGTTATTGTGCCCCATCTGTATGGAGACCATAGTCACTGCCATTCAGCAAAATGGTGTACATATCACAAATCACCATCAACTTACAG GTACAAGCACCTACCTCAAGGCAAACCACTTCACAATGAAGCTTTAAGAAATGAGTTGAATGAGACAACTAACAGGTTGCAGAAAAGGGCATCAGAGCTGATATGCATGGGCTCAACTCAAGCAAACGAAAACTTCAATAATATTGTTGCGAGTAAAGCACCTAAGAATAG GTCTTATGGAAACACATGCTCTTTGGCCAATCGAGTATCAGCTGcagttttacaaaagaatattGGATTTACATATGTCAGTAAG ATCAATGAAGATGCAATGCTATCACCAGGAAAAGTAACAAAGAAAAGGGGAATGGTAATGGACAAAAGAAAGCTGTGGCATAAAATACAGAACTCAAGAATAACTCAAAAATGCAGACGCCTGCTGTTAAag AAAAAGAATTTCCAACAGGAGACAGTGAAGACTGTAAAGGAGGGACAGACGTATCAGTCCAATGCAAGTGCTACAACGTCTCCTGACATTGAATCGATTCCATCCATTGCAACTCTCTCCAAGGAGACAACATTCATTGCTTTTGACATTGAAGCAACAGGGTTGTCAAGGTCCTCTGATATTACACAGCTCTCTGCAAATGATGGCAAGGATTCCTGTAATGTTTACATTGATCCGCGTCAGCCAATAAGCCAAAAAGCAACTGATATCACAGGGCTGTCCTACTGTTTCCAAAAGAATCAAATGTATCGATATGGAAAAGAAATAGACAGTGTTCACATCCATCAAGCCTTGcttaattttttagatttccTTAAATCAAAGAGTTCCCCTGTCCTCATAGGACACAATATTGGATCGTATGATGTTCCAATTTTGTCCAGATTACTGGAAGAGTTTGGACTTTTGGCTGCATTTCTACAGTTAATCAGTGGATGCATAGACACTTTAAAACTAGCAAGGAAAGTCTTCTCCAAAAGTGAAATTCCAAACTACAAACAGTCCACTCTGGTTAAAGCATTTCTTGGAAAGGACTATGATGCACATAATGCCTTAGAAGATGTGAAGAGTTTGTACCAGTTGTTTGAAGAAAAACTGCACAGTCATTGCAGAAATGTGGACATATTTCCCTTTCATTTGGCAAAATTGGAAGCCAGCTATGCATCACTggttttggaaaagaaaatttcaaaggCTGTAGCAAGACGGCTTGCAAACTCTGGACTTGGGTTAAACCATTTACATCTTTCATTCAAGAGAGATCGAAATGCTGGTGTTAAAAGCATTCTTCAGGAGCGTGGTTTTAAAGGGAAGACTGTACGTTGTTTCCAAACTTTCTTTGAGGACACACATTCAGAAGAATAA
- the LOC128169551 gene encoding zinc finger CCHC domain-containing protein 9-like: protein MNYDPSLLTQSQDPVALEMAAYDQEDPSYMSKEDFGIITTTQEGILNTMQVMSNEIANHTDVILKKLQKGILDILEVMTSEISTHTDLILKKIQEIQQKKGGMTTVYKCYTCGEEGHFSPECPHKEEYQKKKKKTNSAEEIKPKFTCFTCGEQGHYSTNCPEKENVKPAPTKSNECFNCGEEGHWANKCPHEKQKKKTTAQKRSACYTCGETGHWTKDCPKIEEVIQTSDIEDNEPPKKIKKERKKPTKKPKKEDWDEEMKIEQKIPGRMKRINNQNMFVEEPDLD from the coding sequence ATGAACTATGATCCATCTCTCTTGACCCAGTCGCAGGATCCCGTAGCCTTAGAAATGGCTGCATATGATCAAGAGGATCCCTCATACATGAGCAAGGAAGACTTCGGAATTATAACTACCACTCAAGAAGGAATTCTGAATACCATGCAAGTCATGAGCAATGAAATTGCTAATCATACCGACGTCATcttgaaaaaacttcaaaaaggAATTCTAGATATCCTCGAAGTCATGACCAGTGAAATTAGTACTCATACCGATCTcatcttgaaaaaaattcaagaaatacAGCAAAAAAAAGGAGGAATGACTACCGTTTATAAATGCTATACCTGCGGAGAGGAAGGACACTTTTCACCCGAATGCCCTCACAAAGAAGAAtaccaaaagaaaaagaaaaaaactaacAGCGCCGAAGAAATCAAACCAAAATTTACCTGCTTCACTTGCGGAGAACAAGGACATTATTCTACCAACTGTCCTGAAAAAGAAAACGTAAAACCAGCACCAACTAAATCCAACGAATGCTTCAATTGCGGGGAAGAAGGACACTGGGCTAATAAATGCCCACAcgaaaaacagaaaaagaaaacaacagcACAAAAAAGAAGCGCTTGCTATACTTGCGGAGAAACAGGCCATTGGACCAAGGACTGCCCAAAAATCGAAGAAGTCATTCAAACTTCCGATATTGAAGATAATGAACCACCcaagaaaatcaaaaaagagagaaaaaaaccaaCCAAAAAACCTAAAAAAGAAGACTGGGACGAGGAAATGAAAATCGAACAAAAAATACCGGGACGAATGAAGAGAATCAACAATCAAAACATGTTCGTGGAGGAACCCGACCTCGATTAA